Proteins from one Hydrogenophaga sp. SL48 genomic window:
- a CDS encoding Gfo/Idh/MocA family protein has protein sequence MTLAAPHLNPVVALLGRRLRLAVIGGGPGSFIGPMHRQAARLDDRYQIVAAAMSSDAQRSVAAGAQLGLPADRCHPDALTLMATEAARADGAEVVAIMTPNDSHFPYAMAALGHGFDVICDKPMTNTLAEAAQLREKAQASGLVFCLTHNYSGYPMVRQARAMVAEGQLGEVRMVQVEYVQGGRAKPGPGRVAWKTDPARGGPSLVMGDIGTHAHQLLRFVTGQEVEQVAAELGCVVPDRTAHDFAGALLRLDGGARGSFWVTQAAAGVENSLRIRVSGSRGTLEWQQEHPQVLSFKPLDAPAQLLTPRGPGTLPLALRSTRVAAGHPEGFPEAFANLYSDAAEAIAARRAGQTPDPLALHFPNAHDGWMGMRFVDAVIRSSADGGAWTAA, from the coding sequence ATGACCCTTGCCGCCCCCCACCTCAACCCCGTGGTCGCCCTGCTGGGCCGCCGCCTGCGCCTGGCCGTGATCGGCGGCGGGCCGGGCTCCTTCATCGGCCCCATGCACCGCCAGGCCGCGCGGCTGGACGACCGCTATCAGATCGTGGCCGCGGCGATGTCGTCGGACGCACAGCGCTCGGTGGCCGCCGGCGCGCAACTCGGCCTGCCCGCCGACCGCTGCCACCCCGACGCGCTGACGCTGATGGCCACTGAGGCGGCGCGCGCCGACGGCGCCGAGGTGGTGGCGATCATGACGCCCAACGACAGCCACTTTCCCTACGCGATGGCGGCGCTCGGCCACGGTTTCGACGTGATCTGCGACAAGCCCATGACCAACACCCTGGCCGAAGCGGCACAACTGCGAGAGAAGGCCCAGGCGAGTGGCCTCGTGTTCTGCCTCACGCACAACTACAGCGGCTACCCCATGGTGCGTCAGGCCCGCGCGATGGTGGCCGAAGGCCAGCTCGGCGAGGTCCGCATGGTGCAGGTCGAGTACGTCCAGGGCGGTCGCGCCAAGCCTGGCCCGGGCCGCGTGGCCTGGAAGACCGACCCGGCGCGCGGCGGGCCGTCGCTGGTCATGGGCGACATCGGCACCCACGCCCACCAGCTGCTGCGCTTCGTCACCGGGCAGGAGGTGGAGCAGGTCGCGGCCGAACTGGGCTGCGTGGTGCCCGATCGCACGGCGCACGACTTCGCGGGCGCGCTGCTGCGGCTGGACGGCGGCGCGCGCGGCAGCTTCTGGGTCACGCAGGCGGCGGCTGGCGTGGAGAACAGCCTGCGCATCCGCGTGAGCGGCTCGCGCGGCACGCTGGAGTGGCAGCAGGAACACCCGCAGGTGCTGAGCTTCAAGCCGCTGGACGCGCCCGCGCAGCTGCTCACACCGCGCGGCCCGGGCACGCTGCCGCTGGCGCTGCGATCCACGCGCGTGGCCGCTGGCCACCCCGAAGGGTTCCCCGAGGCCTTCGCCAACCTGTATTCGGACGCGGCCGAGGCCATCGCCGCGCGGCGAGCCGGCCAGACACCCGACCCGCTGGCCTTGCACTTCCCCAACGCGCACGACGGCTGGATGGGCATGCGTTTTGTCGATGCGGTGATCCGCTCCAGCGCCGACGGCGGTGCGTGGACGGCGGCCTGA
- a CDS encoding peptidoglycan DD-metalloendopeptidase family protein, protein MRAPSFHRRAVLLGAAGLALDALPAWASADGHAWPMASAVPGGVAHVPLGPASQRPAALAGELPLLVLGDPAGWTALVGIPLAAEPGEARIAVPVDGGAPRELAYRVAPKRYAEQRLKVAPRTVDLSPDDLARFERERDHQQRVIATFSEPLPTTLRMRVPTPGRRSSSFGLRRLFNGQGRNPHSGMDIAAPQGAPVVAPLAGRVIDTGDYFFNGQTVWLDHGGGLLSMVCHLSAIAVRVGDAVPAGARLGAVGATGRVTGPHLHWGVMLNRAMVDPALFIDG, encoded by the coding sequence ATGCGCGCCCCGAGCTTTCACCGACGGGCCGTGCTGCTCGGCGCCGCGGGCCTCGCGCTCGATGCGCTCCCGGCGTGGGCCAGCGCCGATGGCCACGCCTGGCCCATGGCGTCGGCCGTGCCTGGCGGCGTGGCCCACGTGCCGCTCGGGCCAGCCAGCCAGCGCCCGGCCGCGTTGGCGGGCGAGCTGCCCCTGCTCGTGCTCGGCGACCCGGCGGGGTGGACCGCGCTGGTCGGTATCCCGCTGGCGGCCGAACCGGGCGAGGCGCGCATCGCGGTGCCGGTTGATGGCGGCGCACCGCGCGAGCTGGCCTACCGCGTGGCCCCCAAACGCTACGCCGAGCAGCGCCTGAAGGTGGCGCCCAGGACGGTGGACCTGTCGCCGGACGACCTCGCGCGCTTCGAGCGCGAGCGCGACCACCAGCAACGGGTGATCGCGACCTTCAGCGAGCCCCTGCCAACAACGTTGCGCATGCGCGTGCCCACGCCGGGGCGGCGCTCCAGCTCCTTCGGCCTGCGGCGGCTGTTCAACGGTCAGGGGCGCAACCCGCACAGCGGCATGGACATCGCCGCCCCGCAGGGCGCACCGGTGGTGGCACCGCTGGCGGGCCGGGTGATCGACACCGGCGACTACTTTTTCAACGGCCAGACCGTCTGGCTCGACCACGGTGGCGGTCTGCTCAGCATGGTCTGCCATCTGAGCGCCATCGCCGTGCGGGTCGGCGACGCGGTGCCGGCGGGCGCGCGCCTGGGCGCGGTGGGCGCGACCGGCCGCGTCACCGGGCCGCATTTGCACTGGGGCGTGATGCTCAACCGTGCGATGGTGGACCCGGCGTTGTTTATTGACGGATAA